One genomic region from Rosa rugosa chromosome 1, drRosRugo1.1, whole genome shotgun sequence encodes:
- the LOC133737086 gene encoding putative disease resistance protein RGA4, whose amino-acid sequence MALDVAEFLWNKFLKSLAELESESNSGSITISVFKSSIKDLVSDFKAIKDVVNERDIMPKPYTYSETIDVLYNNLNDALAECRVFAHECMEITDMYSRFNFRRFTFISKIKSRLAKIKQELEQLPLRQNGGNPLEKTGVTRPKLSAEVLGFDKQSEEIENLLLLEAEGSSSSSAGKLTAIGVVGIAGVGKTTLVQKVLKSDGVQKKFNHILWLPFEGEHQYSRFSFETCIFDGNDKIIEARIVGLDKLLEKLSRLLLSGKCYLIVLDDVCHRHINIMERLCSGLPKHNGSAIIVTTRLKEVALKLGKQHELKLVHVKPLDREICGRIFEEIYRARVGKLSDEVTRKIEDIKDRCHGLPLVAKTIANTLDPVEDNQFDLLSAVPLFKL is encoded by the coding sequence ATGGCATTGGATGTTGCTGAATTCCTGTGGAACAAGTTCTTGAAGTCTCTAGCAGAGCTAGAGTCTGAATCTAATTCAGGTTCTATTACCATCTCTGTCTTCAAATCATCTATAAAAGATCTCGTGTCTGATTTCAAAGCAATCAAAGATGTTGTGAATGAGAGAGATATAATGCCGAAACCTTATACCTACTCTGAAACTATCGATGTGCTCTACAATAATCTCAACGATGCATTGGCTGAGTGCCGAGTCTTCGCACATGAGTGCATGGAGATTACTGATATGTACTCACGCTTCAACTTTCGAAGATTTACTTTCATCTCAAAGATAAAGAGTCGGCTGGCCAAAATAAAACAGGAGCTTGAGCAATTGCCGTTGCGGCAAAATGGTGGCAATCCTCTGGAAAAGACGGGAGTCACCAGACCTAAACTTTCAgcagaagttttgggatttgatAAGCAATCAGAGGAGATTGAGAACTTACTACTACTTGAAGCAGAGGGTTCCAGTTCTAGTAGTGCTGGTAAATTGACGGCAATTGGGGTCGTTGGTATTGCTGGAGTGGGTAAGACCACCCTGGTTCAGAAGGTTTTGAAGAGCGACGGAGTGCAGAAGAAGTTTAATCATATACTGTGGCTACCCTTTGAAGGAGAACATCAATATAGTAGGTTTAGCTTTGAAACATGTATCTTTGATGGTAATGACAAAATCATAGAGGCGAGGATTGTTGGCCTTGATAAGCTACTGGAAAAGCTAAGCCGCCTGCTGTTATCAGGAAAATGTTATTTGATTGTGTTGGATGATGTGTGTCATCGGCACATTAACATTATGGAACGCTTATGCAGCGGATTGCCCAAGCATAATGGTAGTGCTATAATTGTCACTACTAGATTGAAGGAAGTAGCTCTAAAGCTGGGGAAACAACATGAGTTGAAATTGGTTCATGTTAAGCCTCTGGACCGAGAGATTTGTGGGCGTATATTTGAGGAGATTTACAGGGCTAGAGTGGGGAAGCTGAGTGATGAAGTTACGAGAAAGATTGAGGACATCAAGGATCGGTGCCACGGTCTACCGTTGGTTGCCAAGACAATCGCAAACACTCTTGATCCTGTAGAAGACAACCAGTTTGACTTGTTATCCGCTGTACCCCTTTTCAAATTGTAA